The proteins below are encoded in one region of Roseofilum capinflatum BLCC-M114:
- a CDS encoding TVP38/TMEM64 family protein, producing the protein MIDRHLTLRKVLFLLSIGAIALLVTATPVFAQDLPNSTGFNPQELLRSALENIQNLGPIGAIAFILLYIIATVAFLPGSIVTLGAGVVFGVVFGSLYVFIGATFGATAAFLIGRYLARDWIAQKIAGNTKFSAIDRAVGEEGLKIVLLTRLSPVFPFNLLNYAYGLTQVTLKDYFIGSIGMIPGTIMYVYIGSLAGDLATIGTGDQPSNPTITWTLRIIGFIATVAVTLYVTKIARKALDGAINNEQ; encoded by the coding sequence ATGATCGATCGCCATCTAACCCTTCGCAAAGTCTTATTCCTGTTGTCCATAGGGGCGATCGCCCTTCTGGTTACCGCTACCCCTGTATTTGCCCAAGATCTCCCCAATAGCACGGGATTTAACCCCCAAGAACTACTCCGCTCTGCCCTAGAAAATATCCAAAACCTCGGCCCCATCGGGGCGATCGCCTTTATCCTCCTCTACATTATCGCCACCGTCGCCTTCCTCCCCGGCTCCATCGTCACCCTCGGTGCAGGAGTCGTCTTTGGGGTTGTTTTCGGTTCCCTCTACGTCTTTATCGGCGCAACCTTCGGCGCAACTGCCGCCTTTCTCATCGGACGCTACTTAGCACGGGATTGGATTGCCCAAAAAATCGCCGGGAACACCAAATTTAGTGCGATCGATCGCGCCGTTGGTGAAGAAGGCTTAAAAATCGTCCTTCTCACCCGACTCTCTCCCGTCTTCCCCTTTAACCTGCTCAACTACGCCTACGGTTTAACCCAAGTCACCCTCAAAGATTACTTCATCGGTTCCATTGGCATGATTCCCGGCACAATCATGTATGTTTATATTGGTTCCCTCGCCGGAGATCTAGCCACGATTGGCACAGGCGATCAACCCTCTAACCCAACCATTACTTGGACACTGCGGATTATTGGATTTATCGCCACCGT
- a CDS encoding putative bifunctional diguanylate cyclase/phosphodiesterase: protein MDKNTLRSDPPDFDPELSLDEAIMLLSHELRTPLTSIRGVVRLMQSGHVNPESAEGKYMLSMAIKNIGRLERLAQTIEHQPTLPLTLFKKEDLEKIQLELDLKQAIEKQELSLVYQPIVSLSPRKVIAFEALIRWHHGTKGLISPNVFIPVAEETGLIHDIGQWVIRQSCHQLKRWKNNLPSDYALLMNLNLSPLQLLHPQFVDQLQSLLKELEINPHEIRLEITETMLMENLEVATNTIQELRNLGFQFDIDDFGTGYSSLSRLKNLAVNGLKIDRFFLKEQQWNLIKAILLIASDVGLEVIAEGVETIEDFEKLKELGCQYFQGYFFSKPIDEHLAIAWMNNQLSCPIR, encoded by the coding sequence ATGGATAAGAACACTCTTAGATCCGATCCCCCGGATTTTGACCCCGAACTCTCCCTAGACGAAGCGATTATGCTATTAAGTCATGAACTCCGCACCCCCCTCACCTCCATTCGAGGTGTGGTTCGGTTAATGCAAAGTGGGCACGTTAACCCAGAATCGGCCGAAGGCAAGTATATGTTGTCCATGGCCATTAAGAACATTGGCCGCTTAGAACGCTTGGCCCAAACCATTGAGCATCAACCCACCCTTCCTCTAACGCTATTTAAGAAAGAAGACTTAGAAAAAATTCAATTAGAATTGGATCTCAAGCAAGCGATTGAGAAACAAGAGTTAAGTTTAGTTTATCAGCCGATTGTCTCTTTATCTCCGAGAAAAGTGATCGCCTTTGAAGCCCTCATTCGTTGGCATCATGGGACGAAGGGACTGATTTCACCCAATGTATTTATCCCCGTGGCCGAAGAAACGGGGCTGATTCACGATATTGGTCAGTGGGTGATTCGTCAATCCTGTCACCAGCTTAAGAGATGGAAGAATAACCTACCCTCAGATTATGCATTACTGATGAATCTGAATTTGTCCCCTCTCCAGCTACTTCATCCCCAGTTTGTTGACCAGTTGCAATCCTTGCTGAAAGAGTTAGAGATTAACCCCCATGAAATCCGTTTAGAAATTACGGAAACGATGTTAATGGAAAACTTGGAAGTTGCAACGAATACTATTCAAGAGTTGAGGAATTTAGGATTTCAGTTTGATATTGATGATTTTGGTACGGGATATTCTTCCTTGAGTCGCCTGAAAAATTTAGCAGTGAATGGCTTAAAAATAGACCGATTTTTCCTGAAAGAGCAACAATGGAATTTAATTAAAGCAATTTTGTTGATTGCCTCAGATGTGGGTCTAGAGGTGATTGCTGAAGGGGTGGAAACAATAGAAGACTTTGAGAAGCTGAAAGAGTTAGGCTGTCAGTATTTTCAAGGCTATTTCTTTTCTAAACCCATTGATGAACATTTGGCGATCGCCTGGATGAACAATCAACTCTCTTGTCCCATTCGCTAG
- a CDS encoding response regulator: MATKHILMIDDEMDIREIARISLEKLRGWQVTATESGYEGVELAEQHQPDVILLDVMMPDIDGKETLKLLKSNPNTRHIPVIWLTAQVQNTHRKSAALGVIAVLIKPFDPLELPNQIEEALASQQER; this comes from the coding sequence ATGGCAACTAAACATATTTTGATGATCGATGATGAAATGGACATCCGAGAAATTGCTCGGATTAGCCTAGAAAAGTTGAGAGGGTGGCAGGTAACCGCTACAGAATCTGGATATGAAGGAGTAGAGTTAGCAGAACAACATCAGCCGGATGTCATTCTCTTGGACGTAATGATGCCTGATATTGACGGTAAAGAGACCCTAAAGCTCTTAAAATCCAATCCCAACACCCGGCATATTCCCGTGATTTGGTTAACGGCACAGGTTCAAAATACTCATCGTAAATCTGCTGCATTAGGCGTAATTGCAGTCTTGATTAAGCCCTTCGATCCTTTAGAATTACCCAATCAAATCGAGGAAGCTCTAGCGTCCCAGCAAGAGAGATAA